In one window of Nakamurella sp. PAMC28650 DNA:
- a CDS encoding pseudouridine synthase has product MTDNTPARKRPSTRLKNTGRINPGDLDDGGDDANADGVRLQKVLAAAGVASRRKAEELIKLGRVKVDGIVVKEMGLRIDPANAVVHVDGNRIVVKEDNVYLALNKMPGMLSTMSDELGRPHIGQLLVDRPERLFHVGRLDMDSEGLLLLTNDGELAHRLTHPSYNVMKTYMAEIPGPVPRDLGRRLRAGIELDDGVAKVDHFEVVDVHAGRAVVEVVLHEGRKHIVRRMLGEAGHPVSRLVRTKIGDVQLGHQRPGTLRKLNPVEIALLYKAVGL; this is encoded by the coding sequence ATGACTGACAACACGCCCGCCCGCAAGCGCCCTTCCACCCGCCTGAAGAACACCGGCCGGATCAACCCCGGCGACCTCGACGACGGCGGTGACGACGCCAACGCCGACGGTGTCCGCCTGCAGAAGGTGCTGGCCGCCGCCGGTGTCGCGTCCCGGCGCAAGGCCGAGGAGCTGATCAAGCTCGGCCGGGTCAAGGTCGACGGCATCGTCGTCAAGGAGATGGGCCTGCGCATCGACCCGGCCAACGCCGTCGTGCACGTGGACGGGAACCGGATCGTGGTCAAGGAGGACAACGTCTACCTGGCCCTGAACAAGATGCCCGGCATGCTGTCCACCATGTCCGACGAGCTCGGGCGGCCGCACATCGGCCAGCTGCTCGTCGACCGGCCCGAGCGCCTCTTCCACGTCGGCCGGCTCGACATGGATTCCGAGGGCCTCCTGCTGCTGACGAATGACGGCGAACTGGCGCACCGGTTGACCCACCCGTCCTACAACGTGATGAAGACCTACATGGCCGAGATCCCCGGTCCGGTGCCGCGCGATCTCGGGCGCCGGTTGCGCGCCGGGATCGAACTGGACGACGGCGTCGCCAAGGTGGACCATTTCGAGGTCGTCGACGTGCACGCCGGCCGCGCCGTGGTCGAGGTCGTCCTGCACGAGGGTCGCAAGCACATCGTCCGCCGGATGCTCGGCGAGGCCGGACATCCGGTGTCCAGGCTGGTCCGCACCAAGATCGGCGACGTGCAGCTCGGACACCAGCGGCCCGGCACCCTGCGCAAGCTGAACCCCGTCGAGATCGCACTGCTGTACAAGGCAGTCGGTCTGTGA
- a CDS encoding CTP synthase has protein sequence MPVTVRTTKHIFVTGGVASSLGKGLTASSLGRLLTSRGLRVTMQKLDPYLNVDPGTMNPFQHGEVFVTEDGTEADLDIGHYERFLDRNLSADANVTTGKVYSRVIARERRGEYLGDTVQVIPHITNEIKDRITAMAEPGPDGNSPDVVITEIGGTVGDIESLPFLEAARQVRHDLGRDHVFFLHVSLIPYLAPSGELKTKPTQHSVAALRNIGIQPDALVCRADRDIPEGLKRKISLMCDVDAEAVIACPDAPSIYDIPKVLHTEGLDAYVVRRLGLSFKDVDWTLWGELLERVHHPSETVRIALVGKYIDLPDAYLSVTEALRAGGFGNDARVEIVWVPSDSCQTPAGAAAALSDVQGVLIPGGFGVRGIEGKLGAIQYARTNKIPMLGLCLGLQCMVIEVARNLAGLGGANSAEFDANAADPVIATMADQTEVISGAKDMGGTMRLGSYPARLTEGSLVAEIYGTTNVTERHRHRYEVNNAYRGRLEAAGLHLSGTSPDSSLVEFVELDRSQHPYMVATQAHPEFKSRPTRPHPLFSSFVRAALDYLESERLPISSNGPAAVNGPATAHGSATAHGSAAVQGSADRDGSAAEHGAAAAEAAVDEPVPAR, from the coding sequence TTGCCGGTCACGGTACGTACTACGAAACACATCTTCGTCACCGGCGGAGTCGCATCCTCCCTGGGCAAGGGTCTGACGGCTTCGAGCCTCGGCCGCCTGCTCACCTCGCGTGGCCTGCGGGTCACCATGCAGAAGCTGGATCCGTACCTCAACGTCGATCCCGGCACCATGAACCCGTTCCAGCACGGTGAGGTCTTCGTCACCGAGGACGGCACCGAAGCGGACCTGGACATCGGTCACTACGAGCGCTTCCTGGACCGCAACCTCTCGGCCGATGCCAACGTCACCACCGGCAAGGTCTACTCCAGGGTGATCGCCCGTGAGCGTCGCGGCGAGTACCTCGGCGACACCGTGCAGGTCATCCCGCACATCACCAACGAGATCAAGGACCGGATCACCGCCATGGCCGAACCCGGCCCCGACGGGAACAGCCCGGACGTGGTGATCACCGAGATCGGCGGCACCGTCGGTGATATCGAGTCGCTACCGTTTCTCGAGGCTGCGCGCCAGGTCCGTCACGACCTCGGTCGGGACCACGTCTTCTTCCTCCACGTCTCGCTCATCCCGTATCTCGCGCCGTCCGGGGAGCTCAAGACGAAGCCGACCCAGCACTCGGTCGCAGCACTGCGCAACATCGGCATCCAGCCGGACGCCCTGGTCTGTCGCGCCGACCGGGACATCCCCGAGGGCCTCAAGCGCAAGATCTCGCTGATGTGCGACGTCGACGCCGAAGCCGTCATCGCCTGCCCTGACGCGCCGTCGATCTACGACATCCCCAAGGTGCTGCACACCGAGGGGCTGGACGCCTACGTCGTCCGCCGGCTGGGTCTTTCGTTCAAGGACGTCGACTGGACGCTCTGGGGTGAACTGCTCGAGCGCGTGCACCACCCGTCCGAGACCGTGCGGATCGCCCTGGTCGGCAAGTACATCGACCTTCCGGACGCCTATCTGTCAGTGACCGAGGCGTTGCGCGCGGGGGGTTTCGGCAACGACGCCCGTGTCGAGATCGTCTGGGTCCCTTCCGATTCGTGCCAGACCCCGGCCGGCGCTGCTGCCGCACTGTCCGACGTCCAAGGGGTGCTGATCCCCGGCGGATTCGGGGTCCGGGGCATCGAGGGCAAGCTGGGTGCGATCCAGTACGCCCGCACCAACAAGATCCCGATGCTGGGCCTGTGCCTCGGACTGCAGTGCATGGTGATCGAGGTGGCCCGGAACCTGGCCGGCCTTGGTGGAGCCAACTCCGCCGAGTTCGACGCCAATGCGGCCGACCCGGTGATCGCCACGATGGCCGATCAGACCGAGGTGATCTCCGGCGCCAAGGACATGGGCGGCACGATGCGACTGGGTTCGTATCCGGCGCGCTTGACCGAGGGCAGCCTGGTCGCCGAGATCTACGGGACGACCAACGTGACCGAGCGGCACCGTCATCGCTACGAGGTCAACAATGCCTACCGGGGCCGGCTGGAAGCCGCCGGGCTGCACCTGTCCGGTACCTCGCCCGATTCCTCCCTGGTCGAGTTCGTCGAGTTGGATCGTTCGCAACACCCGTACATGGTGGCCACCCAGGCACACCCGGAGTTCAAGTCGCGCCCGACCCGTCCGCACCCGCTGTTCTCCTCGTTCGTCAGGGCGGCGCTGGACTACCTGGAGTCCGAGCGCCTGCCGATTTCCTCGAACGGACCGGCCGCGGTGAACGGACCGGCTACTGCGCACGGTTCGGCTACTGCGCACGGTTCGGCCGCCGTGCAGGGTTCGGCCGATAGGGACGGTTCAGCTGCTGAGCACGGTGCGGCTGCCGCCGAGGCCGCCGTCGACGAGCCGGTTCCCGCCCGGTGA
- a CDS encoding site-specific tyrosine recombinase XerD yields MARNTLLAYRRDLERYLSFCALNGLTAVQDIRPEHVSGYLVSLREGWLGHPALAPSSAARAVVAVRGWHRFLLAESATTVDPSGDVHPPTAGRRLPKALPVEVVTAILESASGDDPRSLRDRALLEFLYATGARISEAVGLDVDDLPAVDTPVVRLRGKGSKERMVPVGSFAAAALSAYLVRGRPGLAAAGRGSHAVFLNVRGGRLSRQSAWQVLRDAADRAGVSQESGPVTPHTLRHSFATHLLEGGADVRSVQELLGHASVTTTQIYTLVTVDSLREIYAMAHPRAR; encoded by the coding sequence GTGGCTCGCAACACTCTGCTCGCCTATCGGAGGGACCTCGAGCGGTACCTGTCGTTCTGCGCCCTGAACGGCTTGACGGCCGTCCAGGACATCAGGCCCGAGCACGTCTCCGGCTACCTGGTGTCGCTGCGCGAGGGGTGGCTCGGGCATCCCGCGCTGGCGCCGTCGTCCGCAGCCAGGGCGGTGGTCGCCGTCCGCGGATGGCACCGATTCCTTCTGGCGGAGTCGGCGACCACCGTCGATCCGTCCGGTGACGTCCATCCGCCGACGGCCGGCCGCCGCCTACCGAAGGCGCTGCCGGTCGAGGTGGTGACGGCCATTCTGGAATCGGCCTCGGGTGACGATCCGCGGTCCCTTCGTGACCGGGCCCTCTTGGAGTTCCTGTACGCCACCGGGGCCAGGATCAGCGAGGCGGTGGGGCTGGACGTCGACGACCTTCCCGCAGTCGATACTCCGGTGGTCCGCCTGCGGGGCAAGGGATCCAAGGAACGGATGGTGCCCGTCGGGTCGTTCGCCGCCGCTGCCCTGTCGGCCTATCTCGTGCGCGGGCGGCCGGGCCTGGCCGCGGCCGGTCGGGGGAGCCATGCAGTGTTCCTGAACGTGCGCGGCGGTCGCCTCTCGCGTCAGTCCGCCTGGCAGGTGCTGCGTGACGCCGCGGACAGGGCCGGGGTCTCGCAGGAGAGCGGCCCGGTTACGCCCCACACCCTGCGACACTCCTTCGCCACCCACCTGCTGGAGGGCGGGGCCGACGTCCGGTCCGTGCAGGAACTGCTGGGGCACGCGTCGGTGACGACCACCCAGATCTACACCCTGGTCACCGTGGATTCGCTGCGGGAGATCTACGCGATGGCCCACCCCCGGGCTCGGTGA
- a CDS encoding ScpA family protein translates to MTPRAGVITPAAASLDSDDSPVLPGARASFHVHLSNFEGPFDLLLQLIGQHRMDVTEVALHTVTDDFIRHIRTMGKDVDLGVVTEFLVVAATLLDLKAARLLPDGEVEDHADIDLLEARDLLFARLLAYRAYQQVTLLFQELEAGALRRYPRAVTLEDRYLGLLPEVQIGMDAAAFAEMAAGVFQPKPPPPAVSLDHIHSSPVSVALHTAAMREILARSGVATFGELIAGCTQTMEVVARFLGLLNLYREAAVAFDQPEPLGLLTIRWTGDSPDPGGVLVDEECE, encoded by the coding sequence ATGACCCCGCGGGCGGGAGTCATCACCCCGGCCGCCGCATCGCTGGATTCCGACGATTCCCCGGTGCTGCCGGGTGCGCGCGCTTCGTTCCACGTCCACCTCTCCAATTTCGAGGGTCCGTTCGATCTGCTGCTGCAATTGATCGGTCAGCATCGAATGGACGTCACCGAGGTGGCGCTGCACACCGTCACCGACGACTTCATCCGCCACATCCGCACCATGGGCAAGGATGTCGACCTCGGGGTGGTCACCGAATTCCTGGTGGTCGCTGCGACCCTGCTGGATCTCAAGGCCGCCCGTCTGCTTCCCGACGGCGAGGTCGAGGACCACGCCGACATCGACCTGCTCGAAGCACGGGACCTGTTGTTCGCGCGACTACTGGCCTACCGGGCCTACCAGCAGGTCACCCTGCTGTTCCAGGAACTCGAGGCCGGTGCGCTGCGGCGTTATCCGCGGGCCGTGACGCTCGAGGACCGTTACCTCGGCCTGCTGCCCGAAGTGCAGATCGGCATGGACGCCGCCGCTTTCGCCGAGATGGCCGCCGGTGTCTTCCAGCCGAAGCCACCTCCGCCCGCGGTCTCGCTGGACCACATCCATTCCTCCCCGGTGTCGGTCGCCCTGCACACCGCAGCGATGCGCGAAATCCTCGCCCGAAGCGGTGTTGCGACGTTCGGGGAACTGATCGCCGGTTGCACGCAGACGATGGAGGTGGTGGCCCGGTTCCTCGGTCTGCTCAACCTCTACCGCGAGGCGGCGGTGGCCTTCGACCAACCGGAACCGTTGGGACTGTTGACCATCCGGTGGACCGGGGACAGCCCGGACCCGGGCGGCGTGCTGGTCGACGAGGAGTGCGAGTGA
- the scpB gene encoding SMC-Scp complex subunit ScpB, translated as MSAPEELDVVRPRSETGPGTVGTLVPEDLPVEATLGIVAEEDVVGALEAVLLVVDSPVSEASLATAVGHGSDRVRTELIAMAQRYTAMGSGIELRQIGGGWRFYTRDRFAPVVERFVLDGQQSRLSRAALETLAVIAYRQPVTRARITGVRGVNVDGVIRTLVARGLIEEVGQDAETGGLLYRTTELFLERLGLASLEDLPSLGPLLPEIDTLEDD; from the coding sequence GTGAGCGCGCCCGAGGAACTCGACGTCGTCCGGCCCCGGTCGGAGACCGGGCCCGGCACCGTCGGGACGCTGGTCCCGGAGGACCTGCCGGTCGAGGCGACCCTGGGCATCGTGGCCGAGGAGGACGTCGTCGGCGCGCTGGAGGCCGTCCTGCTGGTGGTCGATTCCCCGGTGAGCGAGGCGTCCCTGGCCACCGCGGTCGGGCACGGCTCCGACCGGGTCCGGACGGAATTGATCGCCATGGCCCAGCGCTACACCGCAATGGGTTCCGGGATCGAACTGCGGCAGATCGGCGGCGGGTGGCGCTTCTACACCCGCGACCGCTTCGCCCCGGTGGTCGAACGTTTCGTGCTGGACGGCCAGCAGAGCCGGCTGTCCAGGGCGGCGCTGGAGACCCTCGCCGTCATCGCCTACCGGCAACCGGTCACCCGGGCCCGCATCACCGGGGTGCGCGGCGTCAACGTGGACGGCGTCATCCGTACCCTGGTCGCCCGCGGCCTGATCGAAGAAGTCGGGCAGGACGCCGAGACCGGTGGCCTGCTCTATCGCACGACCGAGTTGTTCCTGGAACGACTCGGGCTAGCCAGCCTGGAGGACCTCCCGTCCCTTGGCCCCCTGCTCCCGGAAATCGACACCCTCGAAGATGACTGA
- the steA gene encoding putative cytokinetic ring protein SteA has translation MKLLSRQSRALPGVTGVARVSRRSDTLLSRLGDGDIAVIDHIDIDRATADAMVKSGVTAVVNSAPSISGRYPNLGPEILVASGVILIDDVGEKIFSRIKDGSKLRIDGAAVYQGEELIAEGIEQSPESVADLLIEAKAGMSAQLEAFAANAIEYMKRERTLLLDGVGIPEISTRIAGRQVLIVAAGADTRAELKSLKKYISDYHPVLVGVDGGADALRQAGYKPNLIIGNPEEIGPDTLRGGAEVVIPADVDGHAPGLERLQDLGLGAVTFPATGTTEDLALLLVDAREASLIVTVGMHTTLTDLLDHKGGAASTFLVRMRVANKIVEAPAVARLYKARISWWLVAMLMIVAIAAIVGALLVSDVSHTYLDLARQWWNEFANWVRGLFR, from the coding sequence ATGAAACTCTTGTCACGCCAGTCACGTGCGTTGCCAGGAGTCACAGGCGTCGCACGTGTGTCGCGACGTAGTGACACCTTGCTGAGTCGGTTGGGTGACGGCGACATCGCCGTCATCGACCACATCGACATCGACCGGGCCACCGCGGATGCGATGGTCAAGTCCGGGGTGACGGCCGTGGTCAACTCCGCGCCGTCCATCTCCGGGCGCTATCCGAACCTCGGTCCCGAGATCCTGGTCGCCTCCGGCGTCATCCTGATCGACGACGTCGGTGAGAAGATCTTCTCGCGGATCAAGGACGGGTCGAAGCTCCGCATCGACGGAGCGGCGGTCTACCAGGGCGAGGAGTTGATCGCCGAGGGGATCGAGCAGTCGCCGGAGTCGGTGGCCGACCTGTTGATCGAGGCCAAGGCGGGGATGTCGGCCCAGCTCGAGGCCTTCGCCGCCAACGCCATCGAGTACATGAAGCGGGAGCGCACCCTGCTGCTGGACGGCGTCGGGATCCCGGAGATCTCGACCAGGATCGCGGGCCGGCAGGTCCTCATCGTGGCGGCCGGCGCGGACACCAGGGCCGAGCTCAAGTCGCTGAAGAAGTACATCTCCGACTACCACCCCGTGCTGGTCGGCGTCGACGGGGGAGCCGACGCGCTCCGTCAGGCCGGCTACAAGCCGAACCTGATCATCGGCAACCCGGAGGAGATCGGTCCGGACACCCTGCGCGGCGGGGCCGAGGTCGTCATCCCGGCCGACGTCGACGGGCATGCGCCCGGCCTGGAACGACTGCAGGATCTCGGACTCGGGGCGGTCACCTTCCCCGCTACCGGCACCACCGAGGATCTCGCGCTCCTGCTGGTGGACGCACGCGAGGCCAGCCTGATCGTCACCGTCGGCATGCACACCACGCTGACCGATCTGCTGGATCACAAGGGCGGCGCCGCGTCGACCTTCCTGGTGCGGATGCGGGTGGCCAACAAGATCGTCGAGGCGCCCGCCGTCGCAAGGCTCTACAAGGCGCGCATCTCCTGGTGGCTGGTCGCCATGCTGATGATCGTCGCGATCGCCGCCATCGTCGGGGCACTGCTGGTCTCCGACGTGTCGCACACCTATCTCGATCTCGCCAGGCAGTGGTGGAACGAGTTCGCCAACTGGGTCAGGGGGCTCTTCCGATGA
- a CDS encoding ParA family protein, whose amino-acid sequence MTTGDEVGVSGPMSYPDDAAWIAAAGATRALDTVPPPPSSQVPTGSPVDSADGAGSPADDGAAAPPTGEAAQPDLDASGALRPTPGDQEVVPALISKPGPGDSELGPTGRVRRTIPEPAVLNSHGPARVIAMCNQKGGVGKTTTTLNLGAALAEYGRRVLLVDLDPQGALSAGLGVPAHELDRTIYNLMLERNTSITDVLVPTRIPGMDLLPANIDLSAAEVQLINEVGREHTLARALRPMLHEYDYVLIDCQPSLGLLTVNALACAHGVIMPVAAEFFSLRGVALLVDTIDKVKDRINPDLEVDGVLVTMFDGRTVHARDVVAMLVQRFGDEVYDTVISRTVKFPETTVAGEPITTYAPTSPAADAFRTLAREVIAR is encoded by the coding sequence ATGACGACAGGAGACGAAGTGGGAGTATCGGGACCGATGAGCTATCCGGACGACGCAGCGTGGATCGCCGCCGCCGGGGCCACCCGAGCACTGGACACCGTCCCGCCGCCACCCTCATCACAGGTCCCCACGGGCAGCCCCGTCGACTCTGCCGATGGCGCTGGTTCACCCGCCGACGACGGTGCTGCCGCCCCCCCGACGGGCGAGGCCGCCCAGCCGGACCTCGACGCGTCCGGTGCCCTCCGACCGACCCCGGGTGACCAGGAGGTCGTCCCGGCCCTGATCTCCAAGCCTGGCCCCGGCGACAGCGAACTGGGTCCGACCGGCCGGGTGCGTCGCACCATCCCGGAACCGGCGGTGCTGAACTCGCACGGCCCGGCCAGGGTGATCGCGATGTGCAACCAGAAGGGCGGGGTCGGCAAGACCACCACCACCCTGAATCTGGGTGCCGCCCTGGCCGAGTACGGGCGGCGCGTGCTCCTGGTCGACCTCGACCCGCAGGGAGCGTTGTCCGCCGGTCTCGGTGTCCCGGCGCACGAACTGGACCGCACGATCTACAACCTGATGCTGGAGCGCAACACCAGCATCACCGACGTCCTGGTGCCCACGCGCATCCCCGGCATGGATCTGCTGCCGGCCAACATCGACCTGTCCGCGGCCGAGGTCCAGCTCATCAACGAGGTCGGCCGCGAACACACGTTGGCCAGGGCGCTGCGGCCGATGCTCCACGAGTACGACTACGTCCTGATCGACTGCCAACCGTCGCTCGGTCTGCTGACCGTCAACGCGCTGGCCTGTGCGCACGGCGTGATCATGCCGGTCGCCGCCGAGTTCTTCTCCCTGCGCGGTGTCGCGCTGCTGGTCGACACCATCGACAAGGTGAAGGACCGCATCAACCCCGACCTCGAGGTCGACGGCGTGCTGGTCACCATGTTCGACGGACGCACCGTCCACGCGCGCGACGTCGTGGCGATGCTCGTGCAACGATTCGGGGACGAGGTCTACGACACCGTCATCTCCCGGACGGTGAAGTTCCCCGAAACCACCGTGGCCGGCGAACCCATCACCACCTACGCTCCGACATCGCCTGCGGCAGATGCCTTCCGCACCCTGGCCCGGGAAGTGATCGCAAGATGA
- the cmk gene encoding (d)CMP kinase yields MARRVAAALGAGYLDTGAMYRMVTLAVLRAGADPVNDTAVVQVLEGLNFSSPVSPDHQSHLLAGVDVTDEIRGRPVTLAVTPVSANPSVRAWLFDRQQMLAASGRMVVEGRDIGTVIAPDADLKIYLTADAAERARRRHTQNVGAAMGSGPSAPDLAAVAQDLHRRDTHDANRVHAPLQAAADAVVLDSSGMELSETVARVLELAAERGIA; encoded by the coding sequence GTGGCACGTCGGGTGGCGGCCGCGCTGGGTGCCGGGTATCTGGACACCGGCGCCATGTACCGGATGGTGACGCTGGCGGTCCTGCGCGCCGGAGCGGACCCGGTGAACGACACCGCCGTGGTGCAGGTGCTGGAGGGCTTGAACTTCTCCTCGCCGGTGAGCCCCGACCACCAGTCGCACCTACTGGCCGGAGTGGACGTCACGGACGAGATCCGTGGGCGGCCGGTGACTCTCGCCGTCACGCCGGTGTCGGCGAATCCCTCGGTCCGGGCGTGGCTGTTCGATCGCCAGCAGATGCTCGCCGCCTCCGGCCGGATGGTGGTGGAGGGCCGCGACATCGGGACCGTCATCGCGCCCGACGCCGACCTGAAGATCTACCTGACCGCCGACGCTGCCGAGCGGGCCCGTCGTCGGCACACCCAGAACGTAGGCGCTGCAATGGGTTCCGGGCCCTCGGCTCCGGATCTAGCGGCAGTGGCGCAGGATCTGCACCGACGGGACACCCACGACGCCAACCGCGTGCACGCCCCCCTGCAGGCGGCCGCCGACGCGGTGGTGCTGGATTCGTCGGGCATGGAACTGTCCGAAACCGTCGCCAGGGTGCTGGAACTCGCTGCGGAGCGAGGCATCGCATGA
- a CDS encoding copper transporter encodes MRYHIVSLAAIFLALALGIVLGATKISSPILAGLQSDKTDLSSQNTQLSTDNTSLTARVGSDDKFAASVANLTVRGTLPTATVVLITTADADPGDRDAILSLLARSGAKVTAQIQLSVNFTDPSHANDIRTLAARVLPTGAKLPAVSQVGAVAGGLLASVLLTDAAGKTTSTAAQATSALSAFASAGFLQAAGTVVPGRSVVVLTGGAVTGGSEADRAAVIADMATQLKTAAGGVVVAGTPGSDSATGTVGVVRASTADSAVVSTVDDVDTPSGRLATVLALVEQNGGGVGRYGFAASAQAQIPTLGVG; translated from the coding sequence ATGCGCTACCACATTGTCTCGCTCGCGGCGATCTTCCTGGCCCTGGCCCTGGGCATCGTCCTGGGGGCGACCAAGATCTCGTCTCCGATCCTGGCCGGCCTGCAGAGCGACAAGACCGACCTCTCGAGCCAGAACACCCAGCTCTCCACCGACAACACGTCGCTGACGGCCAGGGTCGGCTCGGACGACAAGTTCGCCGCGTCGGTGGCGAACCTGACCGTCCGGGGCACCCTCCCGACCGCCACGGTGGTGCTGATCACCACCGCGGACGCCGATCCGGGCGATCGCGATGCGATTCTGTCGCTGCTGGCCAGGTCGGGCGCGAAGGTGACCGCCCAGATCCAGTTGTCGGTGAATTTCACGGACCCGAGTCACGCCAACGACATCCGCACCCTGGCCGCACGGGTTCTCCCGACCGGTGCCAAGTTGCCGGCCGTCTCCCAGGTGGGCGCCGTCGCCGGTGGCCTGCTCGCCTCGGTGCTGCTGACCGACGCCGCCGGCAAGACGACCAGCACTGCCGCCCAGGCGACCTCGGCTCTGTCGGCATTCGCCAGCGCAGGTTTCCTGCAGGCAGCCGGCACGGTGGTGCCGGGCCGGTCGGTTGTCGTGCTGACCGGCGGCGCAGTGACCGGTGGCTCCGAAGCCGATCGCGCCGCGGTGATCGCCGACATGGCCACCCAGCTCAAGACCGCAGCCGGCGGCGTCGTGGTGGCTGGGACGCCCGGCTCGGACTCCGCGACGGGAACGGTCGGTGTCGTCCGGGCCAGTACCGCGGACAGTGCGGTGGTCAGCACGGTCGACGACGTCGACACGCCCTCCGGCCGCCTGGCGACGGTGCTGGCGCTGGTCGAGCAGAACGGTGGCGGGGTGGGCCGTTACGGCTTCGCCGCCAGCGCCCAGGCGCAGATCCCGACCCTGGGCGTCGGCTGA
- a CDS encoding NUDIX hydrolase has product MTDGSGVFAVLRSRPVWAGHIAKVRVDTLSMPGGRTADREVVEHDRAVAVVALDTSGNVVMLEQFRHPLRRRLWELPAGLMDQDGESARSAAERELAEETGLSARHWSILVDIASSPGFTDEAVRVFLATDLTEIGRQGEITDEEADLKVVRVPLVDAIRGVFDGRIVNGSAVAGLLAASVALGVPVSTPEPRSADDPWTSGPSTVHIGPGVPDAPALGA; this is encoded by the coding sequence GTGACCGACGGCTCCGGGGTGTTCGCCGTCCTGCGGTCCCGGCCCGTCTGGGCCGGGCACATCGCCAAGGTGCGGGTCGACACGCTCTCGATGCCAGGGGGCCGGACGGCCGACCGCGAGGTCGTCGAGCACGATCGTGCGGTGGCGGTGGTCGCGCTGGATACCAGCGGCAACGTGGTGATGCTGGAGCAGTTCCGCCATCCGCTGCGCCGCCGGCTCTGGGAGCTGCCGGCCGGGCTGATGGACCAGGACGGCGAGTCGGCTCGGAGCGCCGCCGAACGGGAGCTGGCCGAGGAGACCGGGCTGAGCGCCCGTCACTGGTCGATCCTGGTCGACATCGCGTCCTCGCCGGGGTTCACCGACGAAGCCGTCCGCGTGTTCCTGGCCACCGATCTGACCGAGATCGGTCGGCAGGGCGAGATCACGGACGAGGAAGCCGATCTCAAAGTGGTCAGGGTTCCGCTGGTGGACGCGATCAGGGGCGTCTTCGACGGCCGGATCGTCAACGGCTCGGCCGTGGCCGGCCTGCTGGCCGCCTCGGTGGCACTGGGCGTGCCCGTGAGCACCCCGGAACCGAGGTCAGCAGACGACCCCTGGACATCCGGCCCCAGCACCGTGCACATCGGGCCCGGTGTGCCGGATGCGCCGGCGCTCGGTGCCTGA
- a CDS encoding 1-acyl-sn-glycerol-3-phosphate acyltransferase: protein MRWRHLGGTQDPWPPHSGRKGMDRGRRIGITLSLLMYRQSVTGMARVPASGPLVVVANHSNFFDGPVLFGALPRRVSFLIKAEAVTGPMGWLLRNVGQYAIHRDVPDRKPLLEALAQLKAGGAIGIFPEGTRGAGDVQNISGGAGWLAARAGATVLPVAVRGTARPEGRGRRFRPSVRVLIGDPFPIPAGAGRTAVDSATDLIRDRLSELVIQLDKTISPGKKANK from the coding sequence ATGAGGTGGCGTCACCTCGGCGGCACCCAGGACCCGTGGCCGCCGCACTCCGGCCGCAAGGGTATGGACCGGGGCCGCCGCATCGGTATCACGTTGTCGCTGTTGATGTATCGCCAAAGCGTCACCGGAATGGCGCGGGTGCCGGCGTCCGGCCCGCTGGTCGTGGTGGCCAACCATTCCAACTTCTTCGACGGGCCTGTGCTGTTCGGCGCGCTACCCCGCCGGGTGTCGTTCCTGATCAAGGCCGAAGCGGTGACCGGCCCGATGGGGTGGCTGCTGCGCAACGTCGGTCAGTACGCCATCCATCGTGACGTCCCCGATCGGAAACCGCTGCTGGAGGCGTTGGCCCAGCTGAAGGCCGGAGGTGCGATCGGGATCTTCCCCGAGGGCACCCGCGGCGCCGGCGACGTCCAGAACATCTCCGGCGGAGCCGGGTGGCTGGCCGCGCGGGCCGGCGCGACGGTGCTTCCGGTCGCGGTCCGCGGCACGGCCCGCCCGGAAGGCCGGGGTCGGCGTTTCCGGCCCTCGGTGCGGGTGTTGATCGGGGACCCGTTCCCGATTCCGGCCGGTGCGGGCCGGACAGCGGTGGATTCCGCCACAGATTTGATTCGGGATCGGTTGTCGGAGTTGGTCATCCAGCTCGACAAGACGATTTCCCCTGGGAAGAAGGCAAACAAGTGA